CATGCCGATCATAAAGTGAGAGCCATGCCTGAAATTACCGTTTACCTGACCCGCTGGTGCCCGTTCTGCACCCGTGCCATCGCACTGCTCGACAGCAAGAACGCTGAATACAAAGCCATTGATGTGGATGCCGACCCCAGCCTGCGTCAGGAGATGATGCAGCGCAGCGGTCGACGTACGGTACCGCAGATTTTTATTGGTGAAACCCATGTGGGCGGCTGTGATGATCTGTTCGCCCTCGAACGACAGGGCAAGCTGGATTCCCTGATCAACGCCTGAACCCATCTTCAAATAAGGAATTATTCATGTCTGACGCTCAAGCCGCCAACCAGCAAGCTACTCAGCCCCAGTTCGCCCTGCAGCGTGTTTTTGTCAAGGACGCTTCGCTGGAAACACCGGCAGGTGCCAAAGCCTTTACCCAAGCTTGGCAGCCTGAAATCAACCTTGAAATGAACACCCGTACCAGCCAGCTTGACGAAAAACACTATGAAGTCGTTTTGACTCTGACGGTCACCGGCAAGAATGCTGATGAAACCGCCTTTCTGGTTGAAGTACAGCAGGCAGGCATCTTCCTGATTGCAGGTATCGAAGGCCCTGAACTGCACCACACACTGGGCGCGTTCTGCCCGAACCTGCTGTTCCCCTACGCACGTGAAGCGGTAGACAACTTTGTGACCAAGGCCAGCTTCCCTCCGCTGATGCTCGCCCCTGTGAACTTTGATGCCCTCTATGCTCAGCAAATGCAGCAGCAACAGGCTGCCGCAGCAGAAGAGGCTCACTGAGTGCATGTAGGAGCGGTGGCCTCACCGCTCCTGTTTGGCCCAGCGCCGGCGTGAAGCAATATAGCTGGCGTTGAAGCGCTCGAAATAACCCTCCAGATGTTCTGCTGCTGCTTGATCTCCTGCCTGCTCAAGCAGCGCAACCGCCACTTCAGCCGTGCACAGGTGCTCCTCAACCGTAGAGCGTCGCAACTGATAACGGCTAAGTCGATCAGTTTCCGGCTCAATCACCGGCAGGTGTTGCAGGTAACGGCTGTGCCTAAACATGCGCCGCGCCTGTCGCCAGGTTCCATCCAGAATAATGAACACCGGAATACGCCCATCAGCCGGTACCTGCTTGAGCATTCGGTGCTCGTAGTCCTCCCCTGCAGGAAACACCAGACAGGGAACATAGCGGTCATTCTGAAGTGCATCAAGCAGATCCTGGGTCGGCTCGGTACGTGACCACTCGAAGATACGGGTATTGGCAATTGAGTCAAGGATCAGTCGCCCCGTATTGGTCGGCTTGTACAACTCATAGCAGTGCGTTAACAGCCAAAATTCACAGCGCGATTGAACAACCTTGCGCCACTGGCAGATACACACATCAGTCGGCAGCCTGCAACCATCACAACGCTTTACACCCGAGCCTCTGGCGACAAAGGGCTTGCGCGGGGGATTATCGATTTTCACCCTCTCTCCTGCTGAATCCTGAACGGGCAGGCACTATACTGTGAGGCCACCAGAACAGACAAGCTCTGTTAACGACGCCTGCAAGAGCCACTTTCACAATGAATGACAGCCGCTTTAACTCACTCATTCCCCCACAGCCGGAAGTACTGATTGACATTGCACGGCTACTTAAGGCCGAAAACCCTGATCTGACCCACATCGCAACACTGATCAAGTCCGATGTGGCACTCTATTCGGTAGTCCTTAAAAGCATCAACAGCCCCTACTATGGCCTGCGCGTCAGCGTAAC
This DNA window, taken from Marinobacterium iners, encodes the following:
- the secB gene encoding protein-export chaperone SecB: MSDAQAANQQATQPQFALQRVFVKDASLETPAGAKAFTQAWQPEINLEMNTRTSQLDEKHYEVVLTLTVTGKNADETAFLVEVQQAGIFLIAGIEGPELHHTLGAFCPNLLFPYAREAVDNFVTKASFPPLMLAPVNFDALYAQQMQQQQAAAAEEAH
- a CDS encoding tRNA-uridine aminocarboxypropyltransferase, producing the protein MKIDNPPRKPFVARGSGVKRCDGCRLPTDVCICQWRKVVQSRCEFWLLTHCYELYKPTNTGRLILDSIANTRIFEWSRTEPTQDLLDALQNDRYVPCLVFPAGEDYEHRMLKQVPADGRIPVFIILDGTWRQARRMFRHSRYLQHLPVIEPETDRLSRYQLRRSTVEEHLCTAEVAVALLEQAGDQAAAEHLEGYFERFNASYIASRRRWAKQER
- the grxC gene encoding glutaredoxin 3, giving the protein MPEITVYLTRWCPFCTRAIALLDSKNAEYKAIDVDADPSLRQEMMQRSGRRTVPQIFIGETHVGGCDDLFALERQGKLDSLINA